The Thermoplasmatales archaeon genome window below encodes:
- a CDS encoding 30S ribosomal protein S27e produces MPSSFYKVRCKDCGNVQIVFSKASMNVQCQVCGSILATPTGGKAKVKGEIVAELKYGKGFT; encoded by the coding sequence ATGCCATCCAGCTTTTATAAAGTTAGGTGTAAGGACTGTGGTAATGTGCAGATAGTATTCAGCAAGGCGAGCATGAATGTGCAGTGCCAGGTTTGCGGGAGCATATTAGCAACACCTACTGGAGGAAAAGCTAAAGTGAAGGGTGAAATAGTAGCGGAGCTAAAATATGGCAAAGGATTTACCTGA
- a CDS encoding translation initiation factor IF-2 subunit alpha: MAKDLPEKGDLVICTVTQAKGFGAFVKLEEYPDKKGFLHIKEVASGWVKNIREYVREGQRIVCRVMNVDSSKGYVDLSLKRVTEHQKKEKIEQWKNEQKAKKLLEIVADKIGKNFDELYVEVEEKLLKKYNTLYKAFEDAVKNEKKFRKEFDEYWVDAFIEIAKQNIIIPFIEINGYVELTCPASDGIKHIKKALEKIEEENELKIRVKYISAPLYRIEVVAPEYKIAEKKLKENVNKAIEYIKKHKGDGKFIREMK, encoded by the coding sequence ATGGCAAAGGATTTACCTGAAAAAGGGGATTTGGTTATATGTACGGTAACGCAGGCAAAAGGATTTGGAGCTTTTGTAAAGCTTGAGGAATATCCTGATAAGAAGGGTTTTTTGCATATAAAAGAAGTGGCTTCTGGATGGGTTAAAAATATAAGAGAATATGTAAGGGAAGGGCAAAGGATAGTCTGCAGGGTAATGAATGTTGATTCTTCTAAGGGGTATGTTGATTTATCATTGAAAAGAGTTACAGAACATCAAAAAAAGGAAAAAATAGAGCAATGGAAAAATGAGCAGAAGGCAAAAAAATTGCTTGAGATAGTTGCGGATAAAATAGGTAAAAATTTCGATGAATTATATGTGGAGGTTGAGGAAAAATTGCTGAAGAAGTATAATACACTCTATAAAGCTTTTGAAGACGCAGTTAAAAACGAAAAGAAGTTCAGAAAAGAGTTCGATGAATACTGGGTTGATGCATTTATAGAAATTGCAAAACAAAACATAATAATTCCTTTTATTGAAATAAATGGATATGTTGAACTGACATGCCCTGCCAGTGATGGAATAAAACATATCAAAAAAGCCCTTGAAAAAATAGAGGAGGAAAATGAGCTGAAAATTAGAGTAAAGTATATATCCGCCCCGCTATATAGAATTGAAGTTGTCGCACCTGAATACAAAATTGCAGAAAAAAAATTGAAGGAAAATGTAAATAAAGCAATTGAATACATAAAAAAACATAAAGGGGATGGAAAATTCATAAGGGAAATGAAATGA
- a CDS encoding 50S ribosomal protein L44e produces MIRPAIIKTYCPYCKHHTEHAIERVKKKKASELKWGQRRFRRVTAGYRGYPRPKPEGREKPTKRVHLRYRCKECGKAHQKKGIRAKKFEIKR; encoded by the coding sequence ATGATTAGACCTGCAATAATAAAGACATACTGCCCCTACTGCAAACATCATACAGAGCATGCTATAGAAAGAGTTAAGAAAAAGAAAGCATCTGAGTTAAAATGGGGGCAGAGAAGATTCAGAAGAGTTACAGCGGGTTACAGGGGCTATCCCCGCCCGAAGCCAGAGGGAAGGGAAAAGCCAACAAAAAGAGTTCATCTCCGCTACAGATGTAAGGAATGCGGAAAAGCTCACCAGAAAAAAGGCATAAGGGCTAAAAAATTTGAAATAAAGAGGTGA
- a CDS encoding proteasome assembly chaperone family protein, translating to MAKKFEEVKVIYLEKPQLKNPILIEGLPGIGNVGKIAAEHLIEEIKAKKFAELYSTDFPPQVIIGSNGVVRLVKNEFFYWKGKIDLIILTGDYQALSPRGQYMLAEKIIDVAEEFGVKMIFTLGGYGLGMEVERPRVTGAATDIEIVEELKKHGVIFKDEEGGGIVGASGLLLGLGKMRGMKGACLMGETSGYIVDPNSAREVASVLTKILGLKISLASLDKKADELKKITERIKSIEKSMIEKEKGEREDLRYIG from the coding sequence ATGGCAAAAAAATTTGAGGAAGTAAAAGTAATATACCTGGAAAAACCTCAGCTAAAGAATCCTATACTGATTGAGGGTTTGCCAGGAATAGGAAATGTTGGAAAAATAGCGGCGGAGCATCTCATAGAGGAAATAAAGGCAAAGAAGTTTGCGGAGCTATACTCTACAGATTTTCCACCGCAGGTTATAATTGGCTCAAATGGAGTGGTAAGGCTTGTAAAAAATGAATTCTTTTACTGGAAAGGAAAAATAGATTTAATTATTCTTACAGGTGATTATCAGGCGCTCTCGCCTCGCGGGCAGTATATGCTTGCGGAAAAAATAATTGATGTGGCGGAGGAATTTGGGGTTAAAATGATTTTTACGCTTGGGGGGTATGGGCTCGGCATGGAAGTGGAGCGCCCCCGCGTAACTGGGGCTGCAACAGACATTGAGATTGTTGAAGAGCTTAAGAAGCATGGAGTTATATTTAAAGATGAGGAGGGGGGAGGGATAGTGGGTGCTTCTGGCTTGCTTCTTGGACTTGGAAAAATGAGGGGGATGAAAGGAGCGTGTCTTATGGGAGAGACATCTGGATATATTGTTGACCCGAATTCTGCGAGAGAGGTTGCAAGTGTCCTTACAAAAATTCTTGGATTGAAAATAAGTCTTGCAAGTCTGGATAAGAAGGCTGATGAATTAAAAAAGATTACTGAAAGAATAAAGAGTATTGAGAAGTCGATGATTGAGAAGGAGAAGGGTGAAAGGGAAGATTTGAGGTATATAGGATAA
- a CDS encoding ATP-binding protein, with translation MEEIGEIVEGTTSYFIFKAIKEIKKLDYVCVFHENKILSQIWEIFNRSDGTFAKANIIGSTEERYMVRTPFSVGEKVYRADEETIKKIIGIENEGIYIGILKDMNIKVFLSPETLIQKHICILAKSGSGKSYTMGVIIEEFIKKGDAILIIDPHGEYTSLRHPNFEEINAMSKFEVSPKSYAKNVFEYSPVCSNNREAIPLLLDEVNLSFQDLLYLFPEATQIQKGLLYEAWKNASEKRIYTMEDILEEIKEAKSSAKWGLINQMEQIMAMGIFSKYYTPLDEIVKKGKCSIINMRGVPPYIQEMLVSILLTRIFEERKNNSIPPLLVVIEEAHRYCPERGQGKSIASSIIKNIASEGRKFGIGLAILTQRPARIDKNVISQCNTHIILKTTNPNDLKAITSSVEGLDSSSSNEIQTLPIGVAIVAGMPLACPIFVEIRTRETRHGGK, from the coding sequence ATGGAGGAAATTGGTGAAATAGTAGAGGGCACTACTTCCTATTTTATATTTAAAGCAATTAAAGAAATAAAGAAGCTTGATTATGTTTGTGTTTTCCATGAGAATAAAATTTTGTCACAGATATGGGAAATTTTTAATAGAAGCGATGGGACATTTGCAAAAGCAAATATAATTGGCTCAACCGAAGAGAGGTATATGGTAAGAACTCCTTTCAGCGTGGGTGAAAAGGTTTATAGGGCGGATGAAGAAACAATAAAAAAAATAATTGGAATAGAAAATGAAGGAATTTATATAGGAATTCTTAAGGACATGAATATTAAGGTTTTTCTTTCTCCAGAAACACTTATTCAGAAGCATATATGCATACTTGCAAAAAGTGGAAGTGGAAAAAGCTATACAATGGGAGTGATTATAGAAGAATTTATAAAAAAAGGGGATGCTATTCTGATAATAGACCCACACGGAGAATATACTTCCCTGCGCCATCCAAATTTTGAGGAAATAAATGCGATGAGTAAATTTGAAGTTAGCCCAAAAAGCTATGCAAAAAATGTTTTTGAATATTCTCCTGTATGCAGTAACAACAGGGAAGCAATTCCTCTTCTGCTTGATGAGGTAAATTTATCATTTCAGGATTTGCTTTATTTATTTCCAGAAGCAACTCAAATCCAAAAAGGATTGCTATATGAAGCATGGAAAAATGCAAGCGAAAAAAGAATATATACAATGGAGGACATTCTCGAAGAAATAAAGGAGGCAAAAAGCAGTGCAAAATGGGGACTGATAAATCAAATGGAGCAGATAATGGCGATGGGCATTTTCTCAAAATACTACACTCCATTAGATGAAATTGTAAAAAAGGGGAAATGTTCTATAATAAATATGAGGGGTGTGCCTCCTTATATTCAGGAAATGCTTGTTTCAATATTGCTAACAAGAATATTTGAAGAAAGAAAAAATAATTCAATTCCTCCATTGCTTGTAGTTATTGAAGAAGCCCATAGGTATTGCCCAGAAAGGGGGCAGGGGAAAAGCATCGCAAGCAGTATAATAAAAAATATAGCTTCAGAAGGAAGAAAATTTGGCATTGGACTTGCTATTTTAACACAGCGCCCCGCAAGAATAGATAAAAATGTTATTTCCCAATGCAATACCCATATAATACTTAAAACAACAAATCCAAATGACCTTAAAGCAATAACATCAAGTGTTGAAGGACTTGATTCCTCTTCTTCAAATGAAATTCAAACGCTTCCCATAGGTGTGGCGATTGTCGCCGGCATGCCCCTTGCCTGCCCCATATTTGTTGAGATAAGGACAAGGGAAACAAGACACGGAGGAAAGTGA
- a CDS encoding bifunctional hydroxymethylpyrimidine kinase/phosphomethylpyrimidine kinase, with protein sequence MRVALTVAGSDSGGGAGLQADLKTFSVFYVHGVCAVTGITVQASKIEEIYDLPPSLIKKQIETLANDLKINSAKTGMLRKSEIIKAVADVLSKYDFPLVADPVILSKSGYELLREDAIDDFIDFIFPISYLITPNRYEAEKMSGIKIKSKKDVEKAIKILKKKGANSILIKGGHFPNKTDYLYHEGKIFEYRGRNIEGCGHGTGCSFSAAITANLAKGIELRESVRIAKNFIETAIKYGDKAGKICPVNQISWIAKDAERWRAYEELNFWLNELLKEKIYDLIPEVGTNFAYALPKIFLKDEKDILAVEGRIIKAGKKLRAGEIKFGASRHLAKAIMKAIEYDENIRCAINLKYDENLVRKAKKIQNVSSYDRREEPEEIKNKEGKSISWGTEIAIKKAGKVPDLIFHKGDIGKEAMITILGKNPKEVIEKLRKII encoded by the coding sequence ATGCGAGTTGCATTAACAGTTGCGGGAAGTGATAGTGGTGGAGGAGCTGGCTTGCAGGCTGATTTGAAAACATTTTCAGTTTTTTATGTTCATGGGGTTTGTGCTGTAACTGGAATAACAGTTCAAGCCTCAAAAATAGAGGAAATTTATGATTTGCCACCATCGCTTATAAAAAAGCAGATTGAAACCCTTGCTAATGATTTAAAAATAAATTCAGCAAAAACTGGAATGCTCAGGAAAAGCGAGATAATAAAGGCGGTTGCAGATGTTCTTTCAAAATATGATTTTCCTCTGGTTGCAGACCCTGTTATTCTTTCAAAAAGCGGTTACGAACTGCTTAGAGAAGATGCAATAGATGACTTCATAGATTTTATTTTTCCCATCTCATATCTTATCACTCCCAACAGGTATGAAGCGGAGAAGATGAGCGGAATAAAAATAAAAAGTAAAAAAGATGTAGAAAAAGCTATAAAAATTTTGAAGAAAAAGGGAGCAAATTCAATTTTGATAAAGGGAGGGCATTTCCCGAATAAAACAGATTATCTTTACCATGAAGGAAAAATTTTTGAATACAGGGGAAGAAATATAGAGGGGTGTGGGCATGGCACAGGTTGCAGTTTTTCAGCAGCAATTACTGCAAATCTTGCAAAGGGAATTGAACTTAGAGAAAGCGTAAGAATAGCAAAGAATTTTATAGAAACAGCAATAAAGTATGGGGATAAAGCTGGAAAGATATGTCCAGTTAATCAGATTTCATGGATTGCTAAAGATGCGGAAAGATGGAGAGCTTATGAAGAATTAAATTTTTGGTTGAATGAACTTTTAAAGGAAAAAATTTATGATTTAATTCCCGAAGTTGGAACAAATTTTGCATATGCACTGCCAAAAATTTTTTTGAAAGATGAAAAAGATATTCTTGCTGTTGAAGGAAGAATAATAAAAGCAGGAAAAAAACTGAGGGCTGGCGAAATAAAATTTGGTGCATCAAGGCATCTTGCAAAAGCAATAATGAAGGCAATAGAATATGATGAAAATATAAGATGTGCAATAAATCTGAAATATGATGAAAATTTAGTCAGGAAGGCAAAAAAAATTCAAAATGTATCTTCATATGACAGGCGGGAGGAGCCAGAAGAAATAAAAAATAAGGAAGGAAAAAGCATTTCATGGGGAACTGAAATTGCAATAAAAAAAGCTGGAAAAGTGCCAGATTTAATTTTTCATAAAGGAGATATTGGAAAGGAAGCAATGATAACGATTTTAGGAAAAAACCCGAAAGAAGTTATTGAAAAATTAAGGAAAATAATCTAA
- a CDS encoding hydroxymethylglutaryl-CoA reductase, degradative encodes MKSSRISGFYKMGMEERVKIVKEFAGLTEEEANQLISFNALPKDIANRMIENAVGCMQIPLGIATNFIINGKEMLIPMAIEETSVVAAASNAARMARPEGFKAKASKPVMIGQIQILNPCRDAVEKIMERKEDIIELANAQDKVLVEFGGGARDVEVRWLSNDMLVVHLLVDVRDAMGANAVNTMAEATAPLIEKISGGKALLRIISNLAVYRLAEAEVTYKKEEIGDAIDKVLKAYEFAYLDPFRAATHNKGVMNGIDAVAIATGNDWRAIEAGAHAYACMQGYKPLTIWEKNENGDLHGRIKLPLAVGTVGGATKVHPMAKICLKIMGIKTAKELAEVMAAVGLAQNFAAIYALSTKGIQAGHMKLHAQNIAIMAGAKGEEIDIVAKRMVEEGKIRMDRAKEIIEEIRKGI; translated from the coding sequence TTAAGGAATTTGCAGGGCTTACTGAAGAAGAGGCAAATCAGCTAATTTCTTTCAATGCTCTTCCAAAGGATATAGCAAACAGAATGATTGAAAATGCGGTTGGATGCATGCAAATTCCTCTGGGGATTGCAACAAATTTTATAATAAATGGAAAAGAAATGCTAATTCCAATGGCTATTGAAGAAACATCTGTTGTTGCTGCTGCTTCAAATGCTGCGAGGATGGCGCGCCCTGAGGGATTTAAAGCGAAAGCAAGCAAGCCAGTAATGATAGGTCAGATACAGATTTTGAATCCCTGCAGGGATGCTGTGGAGAAAATAATGGAAAGGAAGGAAGATATAATAGAGCTTGCAAATGCTCAGGATAAAGTGCTTGTTGAATTCGGAGGAGGTGCAAGGGATGTTGAGGTTAGATGGCTGAGCAATGATATGCTTGTTGTTCATCTGCTTGTTGATGTTAGGGATGCAATGGGAGCAAATGCTGTAAATACGATGGCTGAAGCAACCGCCCCTCTAATTGAGAAAATAAGCGGTGGAAAGGCACTGCTTAGAATAATATCAAACCTTGCTGTCTATAGGCTTGCTGAAGCAGAAGTAACTTATAAAAAAGAGGAAATAGGAGATGCAATTGATAAAGTTTTGAAGGCATACGAGTTTGCATATCTCGATCCTTTCAGGGCTGCAACACACAATAAAGGAGTAATGAACGGGATAGATGCGGTTGCAATAGCAACAGGAAATGACTGGCGGGCAATAGAGGCGGGGGCGCATGCGTATGCATGCATGCAGGGATATAAACCACTAACAATATGGGAGAAAAATGAAAATGGAGACCTGCATGGAAGAATAAAGCTTCCGCTTGCAGTTGGAACAGTTGGAGGGGCAACAAAAGTACATCCTATGGCAAAAATATGTCTTAAGATAATGGGTATAAAAACAGCAAAGGAGCTTGCGGAAGTAATGGCGGCTGTTGGGCTGGCTCAGAATTTTGCGGCAATTTATGCTCTTTCAACGAAAGGAATACAGGCGGGGCATATGAAACTTCATGCCCAGAATATAGCGATAATGGCTGGAGCAAAAGGAGAGGAAATAGATATTGTTGCAAAAAGGATGGTGGAGGAAGGAAAAATAAGGATGGATAGGGCAAAGGAAATTATTGAGGAGATAAGGAAAGGAATATAA
- a CDS encoding RNA-protein complex protein Nop10, which translates to MKYCQKCNRYTLKKYCPVCNSETQKKEPPRFSPQDRYGKYRRMLKEEKYGKKI; encoded by the coding sequence ATGAAATACTGCCAGAAATGCAATAGATATACCCTTAAAAAATACTGTCCAGTTTGCAATTCAGAGACGCAAAAAAAGGAGCCGCCCCGCTTCTCCCCCCAGGATAGATATGGAAAATACAGGAGAATGTTAAAGGAGGAAAAATATGGCAAAAAAATTTGA